One part of the Candidatus Neomarinimicrobiota bacterium genome encodes these proteins:
- a CDS encoding energy transducer TonB → MILRKKPEASLKLRYKLIIRTGFVISLGLIIVLFAAIPKTGPKRSINKEVKIYVETEEIPETQQQIESAPPPSRPSIPIESEDENLSEDITIEETTDLDKYEVWDTPPPPPSEEQDKRYIFIPYDEPPEPIGGYSAIQRNVVYPEIAREAGIEGTVVVRAFVNEFGIVTDCIVMKGIPNTGLDEAAVNAIKKTRFKPAKQRDRNVGVWISIPVVFKLKS, encoded by the coding sequence ATGATTCTTAGAAAAAAGCCGGAGGCAAGCTTAAAGTTAAGATATAAACTCATTATAAGGACTGGATTCGTTATCAGTCTGGGATTGATCATTGTGCTATTTGCAGCAATACCAAAGACAGGTCCGAAGAGAAGCATAAATAAAGAAGTTAAAATATATGTTGAAACAGAAGAAATTCCTGAAACACAGCAGCAGATTGAGTCAGCTCCACCACCATCACGACCAAGTATTCCAATAGAATCAGAAGATGAAAATTTATCAGAAGATATTACTATTGAGGAAACAACTGATTTGGATAAATACGAAGTATGGGATACCCCTCCTCCACCACCATCGGAAGAGCAAGATAAACGGTATATATTTATACCTTATGACGAGCCACCGGAACCAATAGGTGGGTATTCTGCTATACAAAGAAATGTAGTTTATCCTGAAATTGCTCGAGAAGCTGGTATAGAAGGGACAGTGGTTGTTCGAGCGTTCGTTAATGAGTTTGGTATTGTTACAGATTGTATAGTAATGAAGGGTATCCCAAATACGGGTCTGGATGAGGCTGCTGTGAATGCTATAAAGAAGACCCGTTTTAAACCAGCCAAACAGAGGGATAGAAACGTTGGTGTTTGGATTTCTATTCCTGTTGTATTCAAACTAAAGAGCTAA